The following coding sequences are from one Rutidosis leptorrhynchoides isolate AG116_Rl617_1_P2 chromosome 11, CSIRO_AGI_Rlap_v1, whole genome shotgun sequence window:
- the LOC139876932 gene encoding uncharacterized protein isoform X1 has product MKEIVEVKQRQLKLEQEFNTFKVGQQYGDTFDAYSQIPDPPFSHMNGNVNKTFLDLNVDLHNFNDNHQTDVANDEMCVEYLRSLSVVATGDFDVQDNSLFKSLQESLAKQIYNNNSPTISKDYIEDPKTMMRKREKKGGQYDKSPWVRLPITKPIALPKKKRNVC; this is encoded by the exons ATGAAAGAAATAGTCGAGGTGAAACAACGTCAattgaagttagagcaagag TTTAACACTTTTAAAGTTGGTCAACAATATGGCGATACGTTTGATGCATATAGTCAAATTCCAGATCCACCTTTTAGCCATATGAATGGCAATGTTAATAAAACTTTTCTTGACTTAAACGTTGATTTACACAACTTCAATGACAACCACCAA ACCGATGTAGCAAATGATGAAATGTGTGTTGAATATTTAAGATCTTTGTCGGTTGTAGCAACGGGAGATTTTGATGTACAAGATAATTCTTTGTTCAAGTCGCTTCAAGAATCATTAGCGAAACAG atatataataataacaGTCCGACGATCTCAAAGGATTATATAGAAGATCCGAAAACAATGATGAGAAAGCGGGAGAAGAAGGGTGGACAATATGACAAGTCACCATGGGTCCGACTTCCAATAACAAAGCCAATTGCTctaccaaaaaaaaaaagaaacgtgTGTTAA
- the LOC139876932 gene encoding uncharacterized protein isoform X2 yields the protein MKEIVEVKQRQLKLEQEFNTFKVGQQYGDTFDAYSQIPDPPFSHMNGNVNKTFLDLNVDLHNFNDNHQTDVANDEMCVEYLRSLSVVATGDFDVQDNSLFKSLQESLAKQSDDLKGLYRRSENNDEKAGEEGWTI from the exons ATGAAAGAAATAGTCGAGGTGAAACAACGTCAattgaagttagagcaagag TTTAACACTTTTAAAGTTGGTCAACAATATGGCGATACGTTTGATGCATATAGTCAAATTCCAGATCCACCTTTTAGCCATATGAATGGCAATGTTAATAAAACTTTTCTTGACTTAAACGTTGATTTACACAACTTCAATGACAACCACCAA ACCGATGTAGCAAATGATGAAATGTGTGTTGAATATTTAAGATCTTTGTCGGTTGTAGCAACGGGAGATTTTGATGTACAAGATAATTCTTTGTTCAAGTCGCTTCAAGAATCATTAGCGAAACAG TCCGACGATCTCAAAGGATTATATAGAAGATCCGAAAACAATGATGAGAAAGCGGGAGAAGAAGGGTGGACAATATGA